Proteins from one Juglans microcarpa x Juglans regia isolate MS1-56 chromosome 1S, Jm3101_v1.0, whole genome shotgun sequence genomic window:
- the LOC121246376 gene encoding L-type lectin-domain containing receptor kinase S.4-like encodes MADKLISFCVFVLLLCPVKSDVGDGGPLLTKLTDGFGAERNNMSVNGVAEIQTNGLLRLTNGSLQVVGHGFYSHPIHFKNASGEVMSFSTSFAFAIITQHGQRGGDGLAFTISPTKELLGGAPGPYLGLFNASNNGNFSNHVFAVEMDTVKDSEFGDIDDNHVGIDINSVSSNTSVRIIRFKGSPTNKEELNLKSGQVIQAWVIYNSQTSELVVKVSPDSAQPRSVLLSGQVNLSEILQESMYVGFSASTGSSASSHYILGWSFEMNGESKNLYLDKLPKLPTIPGTKKNRTGLIVGVSVSGALIVILGTALAFYIVRRMGKADVVEAWEHDIGPHRFSYNELKKATRGFSELIGSGGFGRVYKGILTNTDTQVAVKRISHDSTQGLQEFLSEVASIGRLRHRNLVQLLGWCRREGDLLLVYDFMPNGSLDKHLFDEPNTVILSWERRFKIIKGVASGLLYLHEEWEQAVVHRDIKAGNVLLDSDFNGRLSDFGLAKLYEHGSNPCTTRVVGTLGYLAPELVRTGKPTTSSDLYAFGALLLEMACGRRPIDSKTSPDQEPILLAEWVWKKWNEGAILDVVDPRLEGNFDRVEAVLVLKLGLICSNDAPEARPTTRQLVRYLEGESELPEEEMVVVPYSKKGAYTVWGRDQLENYEQSFPTMSWYSQKASTQTSVDTDGDAIVEASLTRQFSVFGGGDGDGR; translated from the coding sequence ATGGCAGACAAACTCATTTCTTTCTGTGTTTTTGTTCTGCTTTTATGCCCGGTAAAGTCTGACGTAGGCGATGGTGGACCCTTGTTGACGAAGCTCACCGATGGGTTCGGTGCTGAAAGAAACAACATGAGCGTAAACGGCGTTGCAGAGATTCAGACAAATGGCCTACTTCGGCTGACAAACGGCTCGCTCCAAGTAGTTGGCCACGGGTTTTATTCACACCCAATCCATTTCAAGAACGCCAGCGGGGAAGTCATGTCCTTCTCCACCTCGTTCGCTTTTGCTATAATCACCCAGCATGGGCAACGAGGCGGCGATGGCCTCGCGTTCACGATCTCTCCTACAAAAGAGCTCCTTGGGGGTGCTCCAGGTCCTTATCTTGGCCTATTCAACGCCAGCAATAATGGGAACTTCTCGAACCACGTATTTGCGGTCGAGATGGACACTGTCAAGGACTCGGAGTTCGGTGACATCGATGACAACCATGTTGGCATCGACATCAATAGCGTTTCATCGAACACATCTGTTCGTATCATTCGATTTAAGGGCAGTCCTACGAACAAGGAAGAGCTTAACTTGAAGAGTGGTCAGGTAATTCAGGCTTGGGTCATATATAATTCGCAAACAAGTGAACTAGTTGTAAAGGTTTCGCCGGATTCTGCTCAACCTCGGTCTGTACTTTTGTCCGGTCAAGTGAACCTCTCAGAAATTCTTCAAGAATCCATGTACGTCGGTTTTTCTGCTTCAACTGGTTCATCCGCGAGCTCGCATTATATCCTGGGTTGGAGCTTCGAAATGAATGGAGAGTCTAAAAATCTATACCTTGATAAACTCCCTAAGCTCCCCACGATTCCTGGGACCAAAAAGAATCGCACAGGCCTAATTGTTGGCGTCTCAGTTTCCGGTGCTTTGATTGTGATTTTGGGGACCGCTTTGGCTTTTTACATTGTGAGGAGAATGGGGAAGGCTGACGTGGTTGAAGCCTGGGAGCATGATATTGGTCCTCATAGATTTTCTTACAATGAGCTGAAGAAAGCAACGAGGGGTTTCAGCGAGCTAATTGGATCTGGCGGGTTCGGTCGAGTTTATAAAGGAATTCTGACAAACACAGACACCCAAGTTGCTGTTAAGCGTATTTCACATGATTCAACACAGGGCTTGCAAGAATTCTTGTCGGAGGTTGCTAGTATTGGTCGTCTTCGCCATAGAAACTTGGTTCAATTATTGGGTTGGTGTCGTCGGGAAGGCGACCTGCTActtgtttatgattttatgccCAATGGAAGCTTGGATAAGCACCTCTTTGACGAGCCTAACACAGTAATCCTAAGCTGGGAGCGAAGGTTCAAGATCATCAAAGGCGTGGCTTCAGGGCTTCTATATTTACATGAGGAGTGGGAACAGGCCGTGGTTCACAGAGACATCAAGGCAGGAAATGTTCTATTGGATTCTGATTTTAACGGAAGGCTGAGTGATTTCGGGCTCGCTAAGTTATACGAGCACGGCTCCAACCCATGCACTACTAGGGTGGTGGGCACGCTGGGTTATTTGGCACCTGAGCTCGTGCGCACGGGCAAGCCGACAACCAGCTCAGATCTGTATGCCTTTGGTGCTTTGTTGCTAGAAATGGCATGTGGTAGAAGACCCATAGATTCCAAAACATCCCCTGATCAAGAGCCCATATTGCTGGCGGAGTGGGTGTGGAAGAAGTGGAATGAAGGAGCAATACTTGATGTTGTAGATCCAAGGTTGGAGGGGAATTTTGATAGGGTTGAGGCAGTTTTGGTGCTCAAGCTGGGGTTAATATGTTCCAATGATGCTCCCGAGGCACGCCCCACGACGCGGCAGTTGGTGAGGTACCTCGAGGGGGAGTCGGAGCTACCggaggaggagatggtggtggTGCCATATAGCAAAAAGGGTGCTTATACTGTTTGGGGTCGTGATCAGTTGGAAAACTACGAGCAATCTTTTCCCACTATGTCATGGTATTCTCAAAAGGCCAGCACGCAGACTTCGGTCGATACTGATGGGGATGCTATTGTTGAGGCCAGTTTAACCAGGCAGTTTTCAGTTTTCGGTGGTGGTGATGGTGATGGTAGGTAG